Genomic window (Equus asinus isolate D_3611 breed Donkey chromosome 8, EquAss-T2T_v2, whole genome shotgun sequence):
taatagctgtgtgaccttgggccagttgtttcacctcagttttcccagctgtaaaatgggataatagccACACCAAGCTTGTGGGGTTgttgtgagatttttaaaagctgataTGTGTGATGCCTGGCTGTTGTTTATTACATATCAAACACTTCCCACACTCCAGACACTGTCgaggtcagaggtcagcaaattttttctatACGGTCCAGATAACGaacatttttggttttgtgaGCCGTAatgtctctgtcacaactattcaactctgctgcTGTAGCCCAAGAGCAGCCGCAGACCATACACGTATGAATGagagtggctgtgttccaataaaactgtatttgtggatgtggaaatttgaatttcacataaattcACATGTCactaaatattcttcttctttttatttttttaattattaaaacatgtaaaaattaCCCGTAGCTCACAGGCTCTGTAAAAAGGGATGGCGGGCTGGATAGGGCCCATTTTTGGCCGCCCCCTGGTCCAGGCATCGGACATGGAAATGCCGACATGTCCCGCCATAGGAGCTCCCCCCGTGGTGCAGGAGGAGCCTCCCCGGGGCCTCCCTGAGCCTGGAAACCTGGGGGGCTCCTTCATGGCTCTCATGCTAATTTGCCCCCTGCCAAGGCGTCTGATCTTGTCTTAAAAGCTCCTCTTGAACTGGTGGTGGTGACACTCTGATCAGGCCAAGGCCAAGGATGGCAACTCAGTTCCGAGCCCTGACGTTTTGAGCTCTAATTCCTCTGAGATAAATCTCAAAGCTTGTGGAGACCCAACGTGCAAGTCCAGCAGCCTTCAGTCCAGCGTGCTGGTGGAGTTCCAACCTCACATCGGGAGCAGAACAGAGACCCCGCTGGTAGGAAGCCTTGCCGAGCAGGCAGTCGGAGGTAGTCTGGGTTGGGTTTGAAGCACTGtaaacatttgtttctttctgagGGGAAAAGCCAGAGCAGACCAAAGGATGACAGGGTACGGGTACCTGGACAAGAGGTGGTCCCCATCCCGATGTTTGGGGCATTCTCTCCGGAAGGCACTAATGGCCAATGAGGTTCACCTGGGGAAATGGCTTCTGCCCACCCATACCCTTGGGACTTCACACCGGTCTGCCCCAGTCACCTCCCCACTGGtctcccagcctcacctctccCTGCTTGAACGCCTGCACCCCTCCTCCGAGTGATCTCCCCAAGTGACGCTTTTGTCATGTCATCCCCTTCAAAGCACCGTGAAGACCCCTGATTTCCTCCGCCAGCAAATCTAAACCCTTCTGCTCAGTTTCTAAGGCCCCAGACTGACCCTCTCCCAATCCACGCAGGGGACCTCCTGTGACACCCCATCCTGTGCCATCCTCCACACCTGTGTGGGCCCTGCACCCCAGAAGCCCCTCCACTGCCACACCTGGCCACTTGTATGAAGAGACCTTGCAGTGGGGTCACAGAGGAGCGATTTAGTCggggctcagtttccttatctgtaaaatgggggaaataagaGCACCCACCTCATGGGGAGGCCGAGGTTTAATTAGAACATGTGTGTCAAGTGTTCCCTGAGTGGTGCCAGAGGCACCACCATGTTCGGAAATGGCCCCGGCCAGCTGCAGCAGCAAGCCCCATCTGACTCCGGAATACATTCACCTCTTCcctctttgaaacttttttttttttctgcttttcctccccaaatcccccaagtacatagttgtatattttagttgtggattcttctagttgtggcatgtgggatgccgcctcaatgtggccttatgagcggtgccatgtccacgcccaggatccgaactggtgaaaccctgggctgctgaagtggagcacgtgaacttaaccacttgaccatggggccagccccccatcttTGAATCTTTAAATTTGCCATTTGAATGACACAGTGACTATGAAAGACCTCCTGGAAAGGTGTCCCGTCTCCCCACAGAGGCTGCCAACCTATAAACCTTCTGTACCACACACCTTACTCATCTCCTTGGCTCCCACAGAGCCTCTGGTGCTCACGGCACTGGGTCTGAattgtgatttcttttcattaattgaTTGAAACCCTGCCACACACGCCTGAGCCCTTTCTTTCATGAGGGGCTCCAGGGGGAAGACTGAAGACAAGCCATTTTTCTAATCCAGCCCTCCGACAGGCTGCCAGAGAATCTGATCGCTAAGGAGTTGGCCTGGAGATGCTCAACTTCATCACATATTTAGGTAACGAGGAAGAAAGGGCTTTTGTTCAAACAACCGTCTGAGCACAGCTGAGTGCTAAGTGGACAGGAGAGTGCCATCTGGGTGGGAGCTGGCGTCCACCAAACCCGGACGGTGGCTCAAGGAAGAGGCCCTCCGGGAAAGCCCCAGAAGTGCACGGCATGGCAGGCCCTGCCTGTTGTTTCCACGAGCTCCAAGAATCCAGGCTCCCCACTCGGAGCCCCCAAAGTTGTGGCCAAAGGTTAATGGGCTCCAAAGGGAGGACAGGAAGTGTATAAAGGCCCGTCAGACCAGCTAGACACCAGAGGATAAGCAGAGGGAGGCTCTGTCAGGCCCACGCAGCCCACACTCTCGCCGTGAGTAGCCAAGGAAGACAGTGGGTGGAGAGGGGTCAGCATGAGCCCTAGGGCAGAACGGTGGCGTGAGCCAAGTCAGCCCAGTCCAGAGCTCTCTAGAGTGAGCTGACCTGCTCCTGTGCCCCTCTGCCACCTTCCAACACCTCACTGGGCTTCAGACTGAGAGCTGAGAGCTGATTTCCAGAGTATGGGATAAAGCCACACAGAGTGAGAAACAGCAGAGCCGCCCCGAGGCATGGAGGtcagagggaggagcagggggTTACAACTCCTGGCAAAAGAGAGGCTGTTTGGGGTGGGTGGTGTCATCGACTGCGGCCCGGAACCCAGGCCAGAGCTCAGCATGGACGCAGGACCCCGCTCAGCATGGAAGCTTTGCTCTGGGAAGTTAAGGGAAAAAGCTGGTCCCTAGGGAGAGGATGTGGCCGGGCAAGTGGATGCGGGCCTGGCACCACCACGGGAGGAGGGGGTAGGAGACAGGAGCCCCTCACGCAGAGCTGAGCCCCTGAAACTGGGCCCTGACGATGGGAGAGGGAAGTCAGCGCCTCACCGCACAGTGAGAAGCTCTCTCTCCCATTCAAGCTCCCCGAACACAAATGAATGTAGGTGACAGGCCGACTGCCAGTTGGATCAAGAAAATGAGCAGCAATTGGATTTTGCCCTtctttattcaaagtttttattgATTCTTATGGAGTGAATTAAATGTGAACACCAGAATGAAAAGGGATCCATAGCACCTCCATGAAGGAAATGGGACGCCATAAATGTAACACGTCCGCCTCTGCCATGAGGGAGCACGGGGCCGGAGACGCCGTGGGAAGAGCATGGGAAGGGAGCAGAGGAACAGGATTGGAGCTCCCTGCCCCCATCTGCCCTCTGTTCCCTCAAGAGcctcctggggctcagggctCAGTACAGGGGCTCAGTACAGGGCCACGGCCTCCAAGGGTGGTCTTCTGTGGGTGGGCGGTCCTTCCCACCCTCCTGGGAATTTGTAAGCAGCTGGCACCGGAGGCTTTGGCTGTCTGAGCTCTCTTGTTCTTGCTCATGGAGTTTTCACAAGACAGAGAAAGTAGGATGGAGCAGCAGGGTCACAAGAAGGCAGAGAGTGTCACGCTGAGTGGAGGGGGCTTCAGATGACTGAGGAGACAGGTTCTGGCCAAGAGGCAGGACACAAGCCTCAGAAGATTCGGCCCAAAGGGAGAGTCTGGTTGGACCTGCAGAGAAGCCTGAAGGCCAGCTCTGTGCAGGACCCTCTCTGACCAACGGAATCCAGGCTGCCCCAGGGCTGTGGGAGCCCAGATTTGACCCCCAGGAGCTCATTATCTGGAACCCTGCAGTCGTCCCCACCCCTGCTGCAGCAGAGGATggccctggcctcccctccctgctctggggGCCTGGCCCCGGCGCTTAGCAGTCCACTCAGCACAGGAACATTGGTGTCCCAGATACATTCAGCAGGTCCACCCTCTGCGATGCCCTTCTCCGCCTTCTGTGGGCAAAGGTAGCATGGCATGGGGTCCTGGGAGAAGCCCCAGGCCTCAGTAGGCCACTGCCTCTGCCTACTCAAAGGCCCACTGCCTTTGAACGAGTCCCTTCACCTCCTCAGATCGCACCTGCTCCCATATCGGCGTGAGGATCGTGCAGGAGAAGGCTTCCAATGGGACGCCGTGCACCAGTGTAAGGAACCAGCTGAGGCTGGCACCCAGCAGGCAGcacccccccgacacacacacacacaggaccaTCCTGAGCCTGCCCAAAATCTGCCCGGCTGACCCCCTTTCTCAAGTGTCTGCACCCCTGCAGTCAACACGCCCACCTGTGCCCTGGCAGGTCTTTGCTGCCCACCTTCCCACCAGCCATTCCAGACACACCCACTTCCTGGGGTGCGGGAGGGCCCCCCACACATCACCAGCACTCCTGGAATTTGGAGGTGGGGGGGACTTGCAGGGAGGAGGTACCCTTTCTGTTGTTTCTAGATGGTGGCCAACAGGCAGCTAGACTtgctggagctggggtggggcttgTGTCAGAGCCAGTGCTGGCCCTAGAGGGGTGGAGACCCCCTGGCAGCTCTTGGATGCTGCTCCTCACTGAACGTGTccacctggccctgcctccaCATGGGCGGAGGGTCTCGGCCCTTTCCTCTCTAGACCAGGGCCTTGACCTGGTGCTCCAAGTAGAGCCTGGGCCATCTGGGCCTCGGTCCATCCCTTTCATCATCCCAGTTGGCTCAGGGAGCAGGAAGGGGTCCCTGGGTCTTGGGTATAGTTCTGTTGATAATTTAGGAGTCTCTTCTCTGAGACATGAGGTCCCTCCCACTTCATGAGCCCAGATGACCCCAGAAGACCTCACCTGTAACAAAGAGAAGGGCCAAGAAGTGGAATGATTCTTCCCCAGGATGTGGCAGGAGGCTGGGCGGCCTTTCCCAGGCGCTTGGTTAGCTCTCACGGCTCTGGGGCAGACAGGGGGCTCTGAGCTCATCTAGTAAAACCTCATAGCAGGGTCAAGTCCAGAGAGGCTAAGCagcttgctcaagatcacatagccacaggcagggcctgggccagAGCTGAGGGCTCCTGCCTCCAATGTAGCAGTCTGTCACTGCACCCTGAACTTGGTGACAGGAGCTCTTTGTCCTTGTCCAGCTCCAGGATGGTGTCCTGCAAGGCTGTGGTTGCCCTGCTGGTGGTGCACGTGGCCGCCATGCTGGCCTCCCAGACAGAAGCCTTTGTCCCCATCTTCACCTACAGCGAACTCCAGAGGATGCAGGTAAGATTCCCCAGGCTGCCCGCCTCCCCAGCCCGGCCCAGGGAAcccacagccctgcccagccctggagtGGTGTTAGTCTCTTTAAGGTACAAGTGTCCCTTTGGTAAACACACATTTAGTCAACTCCGCCAGTGACCCCAGGAGAGCGTGAAGAACCAGGACCCATGATACCCCGAACTCCAGCCATCCCCCTGGCACCTCCACTCCTTCACTAGCATCACAAAGGTATCAGAGGCTCCCATGAATGACATCTTTTCCACCCCTCCCATCCTTCAGAGGAAATTTTCAATTAAcaagccaataaatatttgtcgagCATCTCCACAGTACGACGGGCcacgggggcggggggagaggccAGACACGCGGGGCAATCTAAGAACCGCCCAGGGAGCCAAGacacaaacatatgaaaaattcactaacGATAGAAGACAAAAGGGAGATGTCACAAGGCAGGACATGATTAATTGCCCAATAAGTGATGCTGAGGGTAAGAGCTGAGTTCCGGGAGGGAGAAATCACTGTGGGCTGGCGCGTGTGTTTGGAAgcctgcggggggggggggcgtgggggggcgtggggggaggggggggttgGCGGCGGGGAAGGTGAGAGCTGAGCCGGGGCcttgggagagaaggagggaggaactgGTGCTAGGGAAGGTAGGTCCCGAGTGGGAAAGAAGGGGGCTCTCCACCTAGTGGTGGCCAAGCCTCCTTCTCTTTAGAGCCAGAAGAAAACAGGGCAGGCTTAATGGAACTCAGGCAGCAGGGCCtaaggaaaactggacagctggaCCTGCCTCCCTGCGCCTTTTCCTTTAGACAGCAATGGATCCTGAGCATCTTGTGCagagttttgtttctctttaacCTGAAGAGATGAAGAAATGGGCCTTTCACGTCCCACCTGTCTGAGACCGAGGCTCCAATAGGGACGAGCACATGAGTCTGTTCTCTGGGAGGTTGCGTGGCCCTGCGCACAGGCTCTGTACTGACACACTCTGTGTGGGGCTGGCTTCCACAGACCACTGAACAGCAGCCCTCACAGGGGCAAGGCTGGACCGCTCCCCTCTTCAGGGGCAGACATGGCAACTGATGCAGGAGGCGCAGCGGGCCCTAGACGCACCTCCTGCCACCACTGGCTCCCTCTCCCCAAGAGATGACCAGCTGTTCTAGAATCACTGTGTCTTAGGGCAGGCTCGGAGCTGAATCTCAAGACTGTCATTAGAGAAACCAAAGGAATGGGGTGTGTCTGATCTCCGTGCTCGGGGACCTGGCAAGCAGGATGCCAGGCCAGATTTGGGATGGGACAGAAACAGTCAAACTCAGCAGAACATAAATGAGCAAAATGGCAGCCAAAGGACACTTTGCACCAATCCGCTCTGTGGTTTTTCTCCTCGTAATTGCCAGGCACCGGGATTTTTATGAAGAAGCTGCAAACTCCTTCCTCCGTAATTCATCTCCCTGTCTTGCCTCTTATAAATCACCGCCCAGGGACTCCCGTTTCCGGGCCACCCTGTGGCGCCCTCACAGACTCGGCTGTCTTGCCACCTTTTTTTATAGGTTTTCTGCtcagaaaaacacattttcacaCTTAATATGCATGAAGGGCGGCCATTATTTTCAGCATTTTAGCTTAATTAACAGTAACAACCTGGGCGCAACGTTGGAACTGCAAAGGCCCGGTTCCTCTTCAAGTCAACCTGTTCGTGGGCAGCTCTGGGGTCATTCGTAAGCCAGTGGGGACCTGAGACTCCGCGTGCGGGAGGCACCTGGGAGAAGGGGATCTTTTGGCTGTAGGGGGCTCTGGCCACAGGGCACCCTGGGCAGAGCCAGGCACGGGGCCGTTGGGCAGTGCAAGCAGGGCGGGTTTTGTGCAATTCTGTGCTCTGCCCCCAGGAGAAGGAGCGGAATAGAGGGCAAAAGAAatccctgggcctccagcagaGGTCTGAGGACGTGGGCTCTCTGGACCCCACAGAGGCCgcggaggaagaaggaaagaagttaTCAAGGTGAGCAGATGGGGGACAATGCAGAGAAACTTAGTCAGGGGACCGTTGCTGTGGCCAGCCACAGAATGTTctaggatacagcagtgaacaggaCATTCAGGCAACGAGCTC
Coding sequences:
- the MLN gene encoding promotilin — its product is MVSCKAVVALLVVHVAAMLASQTEAFVPIFTYSELQRMQEKERNRGQKKSLGLQQRSEDVGSLDPTEAAEEEGKKVIRLTAPVEIGMRMNSRQLEKYRAALEGLLSEVLLSTQNGRRGAATAAGAWPAPTR